Proteins from a single region of Candidatus Woesearchaeota archaeon:
- the dnaJ gene encoding molecular chaperone DnaJ — MTKNYYDILGIEKGASKEDIKKAYKKLAKKYHPDISKEANAETKFKEINEAAGVLLDDQKKQQYDTYGSTDGPQGFSGFGGGGGGFNPGDFGINLDDIFEQFGFGGFGGGSRRQSQKKDTRIYSEVELTLEDVYFGVKKEIKITHDVECSNCLGKGAEKSSDVETCPTCDGRGVVIETQRSILGHIRTQRTCYDCSGKGKRIKNACSKCSGSGTESKHDIIEVAIPKGIESGVTLRVSGKGNYDSQTSTYGDLYLKIYVKKDKQFEVEGPDLYMTLDINFIQAILGDEVEFKHFKKTLSLKIPSGAQPGTILRLKEKGIPHFNYGGFGDLYVKINVDIPTKSTSEQKKILGEYAKTLKDKSILNRMKGLFK, encoded by the coding sequence ATGACAAAGAACTATTATGATATTCTAGGCATTGAAAAAGGTGCTTCAAAAGAAGATATTAAGAAGGCATATAAAAAATTAGCAAAGAAGTATCATCCAGATATTTCCAAAGAAGCTAATGCCGAAACAAAATTTAAAGAGATTAATGAAGCAGCAGGAGTTTTACTTGATGACCAAAAGAAACAACAGTACGACACTTATGGTAGTACAGATGGACCTCAAGGTTTTAGTGGATTTGGTGGAGGAGGAGGAGGCTTTAATCCAGGAGATTTCGGAATTAATTTAGATGATATTTTCGAACAATTTGGTTTTGGTGGTTTTGGAGGAGGTTCCCGAAGACAGTCTCAAAAGAAAGATACTAGAATTTATTCTGAAGTTGAACTTACTCTAGAAGATGTTTATTTTGGTGTCAAAAAAGAAATTAAGATTACACATGATGTTGAGTGTTCTAATTGTTTAGGAAAAGGTGCTGAAAAATCTAGTGATGTTGAAACTTGTCCAACTTGTGATGGTAGAGGAGTTGTTATTGAAACTCAAAGATCTATTCTTGGACATATTAGAACACAAAGAACTTGTTATGATTGTTCAGGTAAAGGTAAGAGAATTAAGAACGCTTGTAGTAAGTGTTCAGGTAGCGGTACCGAATCTAAACATGATATTATTGAAGTTGCAATTCCTAAAGGTATTGAGAGCGGAGTTACATTAAGAGTTTCAGGTAAAGGAAATTATGATTCTCAAACTAGTACTTATGGAGATTTGTATTTGAAGATTTATGTTAAAAAAGATAAACAGTTTGAAGTTGAAGGTCCTGATTTGTATATGACGTTAGATATTAATTTTATTCAAGCAATACTTGGTGATGAAGTTGAATTTAAACATTTTAAGAAAACTCTTTCACTTAAAATCCCTTCAGGAGCACAACCTGGAACAATTTTAAGGTTAAAAGAAAAAGGTATTCCTCATTTTAATTATGGTGGTTTTGGAGATTTATATGTGAAGATAAATGTTGATATTCCAACTAAGAGTACTTCTGAACAAAAGAAGATTCTAGGAGAGTATGCTAAAACACTCAAAGATAAAAGTATCCTTAATAGAATGAAAGGATTATTTAAATAA
- a CDS encoding HD domain-containing protein, with amino-acid sequence MIKSLINKFSLKLDSYSEKNIIGETRPINKPIDLSILLDKIKEELYFDSKKDFDKVAMAVSRSKHMKYKFNNRLIYHSYKVGLIGAKLTRNLKFKNPSKYSSLKKREIRDAGFLHDIGHLVSPIDIYFKKNKLSEKDKEILAQHMQYGEIILSILGIKNSTVVNAAMFHHEKMDGSGHFNLSGRGIPLVARIIAVADIYDALRSEREYKLGLTHNETFEIMYNENMMKVYDSDILNAMKYMSPKINFFYDLRFQKKLELFK; translated from the coding sequence ATGATTAAGTCTTTAATTAATAAATTTTCTCTGAAACTTGATTCTTATTCTGAAAAAAATATTATTGGAGAAACTAGACCTATTAATAAACCAATAGATTTATCTATACTTTTAGATAAAATTAAAGAAGAATTGTATTTTGATTCAAAGAAAGATTTTGATAAAGTTGCAATGGCAGTTTCAAGATCAAAGCATATGAAATATAAGTTTAATAATAGATTAATTTATCATTCATATAAAGTAGGCCTTATTGGAGCAAAACTTACCCGAAATCTTAAATTTAAAAATCCAAGTAAGTATTCTTCATTAAAAAAACGTGAAATTAGAGACGCAGGATTTTTGCACGATATAGGACATTTAGTTTCACCTATTGACATTTATTTTAAAAAGAATAAATTATCTGAAAAAGATAAGGAAATTTTAGCTCAACATATGCAATATGGAGAAATAATACTCTCAATTCTAGGAATTAAAAATTCCACAGTAGTTAATGCTGCAATGTTTCACCATGAAAAAATGGATGGTTCAGGACATTTTAATTTATCAGGCAGAGGTATTCCATTAGTTGCAAGAATTATTGCTGTTGCAGATATTTATGATGCTCTAAGAAGTGAGAGAGAATATAAATTGGGATTGACACATAATGAGACTTTTGAAATAATGTATAATGAAAATATGATGAAAGTTTATGATTCTGATATTCTAAATGCTATGAAATATATGTCTCCAAAAATTAATTTTTTTTATGATTTAAGATTTCAAAAAAAACTAGAACTATTTAAATAA
- a CDS encoding radical SAM protein: MREIEDTPYYSKKIGELPKGCQMCVKGEKLVLYVTGICPRQCWYCPLSDNRKDQDVIYINEWKTDSFEDMLEEAKLTQAKGAGITGGDPLSRLERTLEYIKFLKEKFGKEFHIHLYTSLILINKDNLKQLYDAGLDEIRFHPDFEKKEEWSKIDLANEFDWDVGVEIPCAPNDKEAILDLCDFIEGKVKFLNLNEFEISDRNSEDMMNEGYDTKTDISHGIKGSDELGLEILEHCENKPYNVHFCTGTLKDKVQMQNRFKLRAQSIATKFDIITDEGLMLRGVIYTKEKDLETLNKTKEMLEEEGLGVMIDEKKLRILTYPEHVQQFAEVLKELSLVPAIIEEDPTVEAFEVNRDFL, translated from the coding sequence ATGAGAGAAATTGAAGATACTCCTTATTATTCTAAAAAAATAGGCGAATTACCTAAAGGATGTCAAATGTGTGTTAAAGGAGAGAAATTGGTTTTGTATGTGACAGGGATTTGTCCTAGACAATGTTGGTATTGTCCGCTTTCTGATAACAGAAAAGACCAAGATGTTATTTACATCAATGAATGGAAGACAGATTCATTTGAGGATATGCTTGAAGAAGCAAAATTAACTCAAGCAAAAGGAGCAGGAATTACAGGTGGAGACCCACTTTCAAGACTTGAGAGAACTCTTGAGTACATTAAGTTTCTAAAAGAAAAATTTGGAAAAGAGTTCCATATTCATCTTTATACAAGTTTAATTTTGATTAATAAAGATAATTTAAAACAATTATATGATGCAGGACTTGATGAGATTAGATTTCATCCAGATTTTGAAAAGAAAGAAGAATGGAGCAAAATTGATTTAGCAAATGAGTTTGATTGGGATGTAGGTGTTGAGATTCCTTGCGCCCCTAATGATAAAGAAGCAATATTAGATTTATGTGATTTCATTGAAGGAAAAGTGAAATTTTTGAATTTGAATGAATTCGAGATTTCAGACAGGAACTCAGAAGATATGATGAATGAGGGTTATGATACTAAAACTGACATTTCTCACGGAATCAAGGGTTCTGATGAGTTAGGATTGGAAATTTTAGAGCATTGTGAGAATAAACCATACAATGTTCATTTTTGTACTGGAACTCTTAAAGATAAAGTTCAGATGCAAAATAGATTTAAACTAAGGGCTCAGAGTATTGCAACTAAGTTTGATATTATTACAGATGAAGGATTAATGCTTCGAGGAGTAATTTATACCAAAGAAAAAGACTTAGAAACTCTTAATAAAACTAAAGAAATGCTTGAAGAAGAAGGCCTTGGAGTTATGATTGATGAGAAGAAATTAAGGATTTTAACATATCCCGAACATGTTCAGCAATTTGCCGAAGTTTTGAAGGAATTAAGTTTAGTTCCTGCAATTATAGAAGAAGATCCGACAGTTGAAGCATTTGAAGTTAATAGGGATTTTTTGTGA
- a CDS encoding ABC-F family ATP-binding cassette domain-containing protein, which produces MSKELILRVKGFEKTFGSDVLFENSELIIHKGDKVALLGQNGTGKSTFVKCMVGEEEYEGVVELNTDITIAIMEQEKVFEQTELTFHDYLENKKNKLSVKKEAIEAQFGDPNIYDDMDLYEKLLSEHAKISIRQELNIDDNVIREILEEINFEMQDFNKKICDLSGGQRTKLRLAEVLSKDVEFTILDEPTNHLDFETIRWLEKRIFYSKKSFMSISHDRYFVNLVSNRIVEIENKHFEVYDCDYVDYLKKRKLHHTQLKNKHHAITKEKTKLKESEMQKREWAHLVGSKKMKVQADRLQKKAEDLGDPPNPDDFTDEFKLKFEEGSFIGNMIAKGNDIDKSFGAIEILENASFDIKNGEKIAIIGKNGVGKTTLLKIIKGDESINSGNLKFGLNMKIGYLDQEFKDMDLKQSVMDYLWEADQKLMEHHIISNLIKFGFEKSKIHNKLKSLSGGEKTRVSLVKLMLSKCDILLLDEPTNHLDVELIESLEKALKEFSGTVIFVSHDRRFINRVAQKLFLIKNKEFEILEGNYSANF; this is translated from the coding sequence ATGAGTAAAGAATTAATTTTAAGAGTTAAGGGGTTTGAAAAAACCTTTGGAAGTGATGTTCTATTTGAAAATTCAGAACTTATTATTCATAAAGGAGACAAGGTTGCTCTGCTTGGACAAAATGGAACTGGAAAGTCAACTTTTGTTAAATGTATGGTTGGTGAAGAAGAGTATGAAGGGGTTGTTGAATTAAATACTGATATTACTATTGCAATAATGGAGCAAGAGAAAGTATTTGAACAAACTGAACTCACTTTTCATGATTATCTTGAAAATAAAAAAAACAAACTCTCAGTTAAAAAAGAAGCAATTGAAGCACAATTTGGAGATCCAAATATTTATGATGATATGGATTTGTATGAAAAACTATTGTCTGAACATGCTAAAATATCAATAAGACAAGAATTAAATATTGATGATAATGTGATTAGAGAAATTCTTGAAGAGATTAATTTTGAGATGCAAGATTTTAACAAGAAAATTTGCGATCTAAGTGGTGGACAAAGAACTAAATTAAGACTTGCAGAAGTTCTAAGTAAGGATGTAGAATTCACAATTCTTGATGAGCCTACTAATCATTTAGATTTTGAAACTATTAGATGGCTTGAGAAGAGAATATTTTATTCTAAGAAAAGTTTTATGTCGATTTCTCATGATAGATATTTTGTTAATTTAGTCTCAAATAGAATTGTTGAGATTGAGAATAAACATTTTGAAGTTTATGATTGCGATTATGTTGATTATTTAAAAAAAAGAAAATTACATCATACTCAATTAAAAAATAAACATCATGCAATTACTAAAGAGAAAACTAAATTAAAAGAGTCAGAGATGCAAAAAAGAGAATGGGCTCATTTAGTTGGAAGTAAAAAGATGAAAGTTCAAGCTGATAGATTACAAAAGAAAGCTGAAGATTTAGGAGATCCTCCAAATCCAGATGATTTTACAGACGAGTTTAAATTAAAATTTGAAGAAGGAAGTTTCATTGGAAATATGATTGCAAAGGGTAATGATATAGATAAAAGTTTTGGCGCAATTGAGATTTTAGAAAATGCATCATTTGATATTAAAAATGGAGAGAAAATTGCAATTATTGGAAAAAATGGTGTAGGTAAGACTACCTTACTAAAAATAATTAAAGGAGATGAATCTATAAATAGTGGAAATTTGAAATTTGGTTTAAATATGAAAATTGGTTATTTAGACCAAGAGTTTAAAGATATGGATTTGAAACAATCAGTTATGGATTATTTATGGGAGGCTGACCAAAAATTAATGGAGCATCATATAATATCCAATCTTATTAAATTCGGATTTGAAAAAAGCAAGATTCATAATAAATTAAAATCTTTGAGTGGAGGAGAAAAAACTAGAGTTTCATTAGTTAAATTAATGCTTAGTAAATGTGATATTTTATTGCTTGATGAGCCTACGAATCACTTAGATGTTGAATTGATTGAATCATTAGAAAAAGCTTTGAAAGAATTTAGTGGGACAGTAATTTTTGTATCACATGATAGACGTTTCATTAATAGAGTTGCACAAAAATTATTTTTGATTAAAAACAAAGAATTTGAGATATTAGAAGGTAATTATTCTGCTAATTTTTAA
- a CDS encoding OB-fold nucleic acid binding domain-containing protein, with the protein MTEKEKLLQNLIDKSGKSSEEISSMIAEKVNELSGLISDEGAIYIIANDLGVRLDSERPKKDAELAKIEDITEPKTPVSFICKIIRKYDLVTFSTEKNPQGRVQSMLVGDETGITRLVFWGEKTELLDSIHDGDVLKVLNAYTRENTNQERIEVHYGQYSDIEVNPKDVKIELKEFVPQEIVSKEKKINELEEGDRNIKLSGIVTDFEIPRFYLGCPECFKKVFQDEGIYKCAEHEEVKALRIPIVNIVFDDGESTISIVGFRDRAENLTKLKDIEIIGLTEDIDKYRDFSKKMIGSKLEIVGNVGLNNMTGDKQFLVNQVLSVEFTTVEDTSNQKIAGQSETSSDRIVKKEESKPAAKEEKVEEVDIDDNLDDIEEIDIDDDLL; encoded by the coding sequence ATGACAGAGAAAGAAAAACTTCTACAAAATCTTATTGATAAGTCTGGTAAATCTTCTGAAGAAATCAGCTCAATGATTGCCGAGAAAGTTAATGAATTATCAGGATTAATCTCAGATGAAGGAGCAATTTATATTATTGCTAATGATTTAGGCGTAAGGCTTGATTCAGAGAGACCTAAAAAAGATGCAGAGCTTGCAAAGATTGAAGATATTACTGAACCTAAGACTCCAGTTAGTTTTATTTGTAAGATTATTAGAAAATATGATTTAGTTACTTTTTCTACTGAGAAAAACCCTCAAGGTAGAGTTCAATCGATGCTTGTCGGAGATGAGACTGGAATTACAAGGCTTGTTTTTTGGGGAGAGAAAACTGAATTATTAGATTCTATTCATGATGGAGATGTTTTAAAAGTTTTAAATGCTTATACTAGAGAAAATACTAATCAGGAGAGAATTGAAGTTCATTATGGACAATATAGTGATATTGAAGTTAATCCTAAAGATGTGAAAATTGAATTAAAAGAATTTGTTCCACAAGAAATTGTGAGTAAAGAGAAAAAAATTAATGAACTTGAAGAAGGAGATAGAAATATTAAACTTTCAGGTATTGTGACAGATTTTGAGATTCCTAGATTCTATCTTGGATGCCCAGAGTGTTTTAAGAAAGTTTTTCAAGATGAAGGAATATATAAATGCGCCGAGCATGAAGAAGTTAAAGCACTAAGAATTCCAATTGTAAATATTGTATTTGACGATGGAGAATCAACTATATCTATTGTTGGATTTAGAGATAGAGCTGAGAATTTAACAAAATTAAAAGATATAGAAATTATTGGACTTACAGAAGATATTGATAAATATAGAGATTTCTCTAAAAAGATGATTGGTTCAAAACTTGAGATTGTAGGAAATGTTGGACTTAATAATATGACTGGAGATAAACAATTTTTAGTTAATCAAGTACTTAGTGTTGAGTTCACAACAGTTGAAGATACGAGCAATCAAAAGATTGCTGGACAATCTGAAACAAGTTCAGATAGAATTGTTAAGAAAGAAGAATCAAAACCTGCTGCAAAAGAAGAGAAAGTAGAAGAAGTGGATATTGATGATAATTTAGATGATATTGAAGAGATTGATATTGATGATGATTTGTTATAA
- a CDS encoding Zn-ribbon containing protein translates to MPHQCLKCESIYDNTSEVIIQGCPKCGSKLFLFMKKIPTVKAEIELSKEQKDIILKEVESFVDIEEIDKPIILKLENVRVLAPGKYEIDINQLMKREKPLIYKVQDGTYIIDIDFLRGVRNDK, encoded by the coding sequence ATGCCTCATCAATGTCTTAAATGCGAATCAATATACGATAATACTTCAGAAGTTATTATTCAAGGATGTCCTAAATGTGGGTCAAAATTATTTTTATTTATGAAGAAAATCCCAACAGTAAAAGCTGAAATCGAACTTAGCAAGGAACAAAAAGATATTATTTTAAAAGAAGTTGAGAGTTTTGTTGATATTGAAGAAATAGATAAACCAATTATTTTGAAATTAGAAAATGTTAGAGTTTTAGCTCCTGGAAAGTATGAGATAGATATTAATCAGCTGATGAAAAGAGAGAAACCTCTTATTTACAAAGTTCAAGATGGAACTTACATTATTGATATTGATTTTTTAAGAGGTGTTAGAAATGACAAATAA